The Methylobacterium durans nucleotide sequence GTTGAGGATCACCGAGACGGTGGCGTTGAGATCTGCCGTGAAGGCGCGCCGCTTCTGCCAGTCGATGAAGCCGCGCGCGCCCTCCAGCGCCCCGAGGCGCCGGTCGACGATGGCGGCGACCGCGTCCGGCCCTTGCAGAGCGGCGAGCGCCGCGCTGACGATCTTCTTGAAGGCCGGGTTGCGCTCTGTTTCCCCGAGGACGAGGCCGATCAGCCGGTCCGGCGGCAGCGCGGACAGGGTCTCGACGGAGGGCGTGGTGCGCCGTGCGCCCTTGCGCGCCGGTGCGCGCGCGCTCTTCGGCGCGGGCTCAGCCTTCGCGACGGGCTTGCGTGCCATCGGTCCCGCCGATTCCTCCAGCGCCGGGCGCACGCCCGAGGGAGACTGCTACTCGACCACCCGCGCGATCGGGCGGTCGTGGCCGTCCGACGTCTCGTCGTGCCAGGCTCCCTGGCCGTCCTGATAGCGGATCCCCTCGGTCGAGCCCGGCACCTGCTGTTCGGCCGCGGCGCGCTGGGCGGCCCGGAGGGCCTCCTCGCGGCTCCGGAAGGTCTCGGAGAACACGTCGCCGACCTTGTAGGCGAAGCCGCCGTCGTGCTCGACGATCCGGTAGGTGATCTCGCTCATGGACGCTCCTCCGTCATCATCGGTTCGCTGGTGCGCGAACCCGCTGGGCATGCGCCCGGTTCCTCCGGGCGCTCAGTGGCGTGTGGGTTGTGCGGCGCGAAGCTGCGCCACCGCCGCCTCGCAGCCCGCGATCAGCGAGCCGCGCAGATCGTCCTCCGCGTAGCCCGCCCCGTCCGGGAAGGCGACCGTCCGGACGCGCCCGTCGTCCAGACGGCGGATGTGGGCGAGCCAACCCGTATCAGCCCGCTCGAAGCGTGCCTCGAAACGCTCGCCGTCCTGCTCGAAACGATGCGGCTCCATGCCTGCCTCCGATCCTCTCCTCGTCCCGCCCGCGGCCCGCGCTATCTGTCGGCCGGACGACGTCGAGGAGACCCGACATGCCGATCCGCGCCGCCATCGTCGCCCTGCTCGCGCTCGCTGCCGGCCCGGCCGCCGCGCAGATGGGGGCGGGATTCGCAGGGAGCAGCGTCGGCCTGCCGGCCGCCGGCGTGCCGACGAACCCGTTCGCCTCGAACCATCCCTCGGCGCCCCCGCCCGTCATGGTGGAGCGCCCAGGCCCGCGCGTCCACCGCCCCCGCCGGGTCGTGCGCGAGCGTCCGCTGCCACCCGGCCGGATCGCCCGGTGACGGCGTGGATCGCCCGGCTCGCGAACGGCGGCAGCCTGAATCTCTTCCCGTGCAACGCCGGGCTCGGCCCGATCGCGGTGCCGCGCTGACGATCCTAGGCTTTGTCGAGGGCGTTCGCGATAGCGCTGATGAGGCGCGGGTCGGTCGGCTCGACCTGCGTGGCGAAGGCCGCCGCGAGCGTGCCGTCGCGGGCGACGAGGTACTTGTGGAAATTCCAGCGGGGCGTCTCGCCGGGCTTCTCGGCGGCCGCCCATTGATAGAACGGGTGGGCGTTCGGCATTCGCACCCGGGTCTTGGCCGTCAGCGGGAAGGTGACGCCGTGGTTCTTGCGCGCCGCCTCCACGATCGCCGCCCCGTCGAGGGGCTCCTGGTTGCCGAAATCGGGCGAGGGCACGCCGATCACGGTGAGGCCCCTGTCCTGGAAGCGCGTCCAGAGGGTCTGCAGGCCGGCGAGCTGGCCGGCGAAGCCGCAGGCTGTGGCGGTGTTGACGACGAGGATCGGTTTGCCGGTGAAGTCGCTGAGGGGCAGGGCCCCGCCCTCCGGCCGGTCGAAGGCGAAGGTTCCGGCTCTCGCGCCGCTCCGCTCGGCAGCGACGGCATGCGGGCCGGCGAGCGCGGCACCGATCAGGACGAGGGCTTGGCGGCGCAACAGGGTCATGGCGCATTCCCGGCGGGCATTCTCCGGCGCACAATCTAGTTTGCGTGCGCGTCCCGTCCAACACCAGGGGAACCTTCCGGCGGGGTATCGCTTGTGCGGGTGCACAATCGATCACCGAGAGAGATATCGTCCATGCGCAGCCTGCTCGCCGCCACGGTCCTTCTCATGACGGGCGCGTCCCTCGCCCTCGCCCAGGCGCCGGATGCGGGCCAGCCGGCCCCCGCCCCGAAGCCGGAGGCGGCCGCGCCCGTGGAGCCGGCACCGGGCCAGCCCGCGACCCTGACGGGGGAACTCCGCCCGACCTTCGTGGCTCAGGCTCCGACGGACATGGTGGCCTCGAAGCTC carries:
- a CDS encoding glutathione peroxidase, which encodes MTLLRRQALVLIGAALAGPHAVAAERSGARAGTFAFDRPEGGALPLSDFTGKPILVVNTATACGFAGQLAGLQTLWTRFQDRGLTVIGVPSPDFGNQEPLDGAAIVEAARKNHGVTFPLTAKTRVRMPNAHPFYQWAAAEKPGETPRWNFHKYLVARDGTLAAAFATQVEPTDPRLISAIANALDKA